The following proteins come from a genomic window of Candidatus Obscuribacter sp.:
- the glpK gene encoding glycerol kinase GlpK encodes MKKYIVSIDQGTTSCRAIVFDKVGTPLGVGQVEFEQFFPKPSWVEHDASEILTKQIACIKDAIKNAGISPDEIACVGVTNQRETTVIWDKKTGKPIHRAIVWQCRRTQDFAHTLSDKTELFRLKTGLVPDAYFSGPKAKWILDSVEGARARAEKGELCFGTIDSWLIYNLTKEKNHVTEPSNASRTMLFNINTMDWDDELLKLIAVPRAILPKVLPSNSNFGTTIKEQVGFEAPILANMGDQQAALFGQCCLQEGMAKCTYGTGSFLLANIGNKPRLANGLLTTVGWQLTGQKPVYAFEGAIFVAGAAVQWLRDGLGIIETSEETEKLARSIDSNEGVYFVPAFVGLGSPWWNSDVRGTIVGLTRGSGRAHLVRAALESMAYQVSDVVGDMQANGIAITELRVDGGATRNKLMMEFQSDVLNVPVTRATQVESTAWGVAAMAGLTQGVIASATDLADSWQKDLTVTPQTDRSAQYKGWQAALKGAFAHAQALHQDEPAQAKDEPSKVKVKQ; translated from the coding sequence ATGAAAAAATACATTGTCAGCATCGATCAGGGTACCACTAGCTGTCGCGCCATCGTTTTTGACAAAGTGGGCACACCACTTGGGGTGGGACAAGTCGAGTTTGAGCAATTTTTTCCTAAGCCAAGCTGGGTTGAGCACGATGCCTCGGAGATTTTGACAAAGCAGATTGCCTGCATCAAAGACGCCATAAAAAACGCTGGCATAAGTCCAGACGAAATCGCCTGCGTGGGCGTCACCAATCAAAGAGAGACAACCGTCATCTGGGATAAAAAAACTGGCAAACCAATCCACCGCGCCATCGTCTGGCAGTGCAGACGCACTCAAGATTTTGCCCACACACTTAGCGATAAAACAGAGTTATTTAGACTCAAAACTGGACTTGTACCAGACGCCTATTTTAGTGGACCCAAAGCAAAGTGGATCCTTGATAGTGTAGAGGGCGCCAGAGCCAGAGCAGAAAAAGGCGAGCTTTGTTTTGGCACAATCGATAGCTGGCTTATTTACAATCTAACAAAAGAAAAGAACCATGTCACAGAGCCAAGTAATGCCTCTCGCACCATGCTCTTTAACATCAATACAATGGACTGGGACGATGAGCTATTAAAACTCATTGCAGTACCACGGGCGATACTACCCAAAGTATTACCCTCAAATAGCAACTTTGGCACCACTATAAAAGAACAGGTCGGATTTGAAGCGCCGATATTGGCCAATATGGGCGACCAGCAAGCGGCACTTTTTGGTCAGTGCTGCCTGCAAGAAGGCATGGCAAAATGCACTTATGGCACAGGCAGCTTCCTCCTGGCTAATATCGGCAACAAACCCAGGCTAGCCAACGGACTGCTCACCACAGTAGGCTGGCAACTCACTGGACAAAAGCCAGTCTATGCCTTTGAGGGAGCCATATTTGTCGCTGGCGCAGCAGTGCAATGGCTGCGTGATGGACTGGGCATAATCGAAACAAGCGAAGAAACAGAAAAGCTGGCACGCTCCATAGATAGTAACGAAGGAGTATATTTTGTACCTGCCTTTGTAGGATTGGGCTCGCCGTGGTGGAACTCCGATGTTAGAGGTACTATAGTCGGCCTCACCAGGGGCAGTGGCAGAGCCCATCTTGTCCGAGCCGCCCTGGAGTCTATGGCTTATCAAGTCTCAGATGTTGTAGGAGACATGCAAGCCAACGGCATAGCTATCACTGAGCTTAGAGTAGACGGCGGAGCGACACGCAACAAACTGATGATGGAGTTCCAGTCAGACGTGCTAAACGTGCCGGTGACTAGAGCCACACAAGTGGAGTCCACAGCCTGGGGTGTAGCCGCCATGGCCGGTCTGACACAAGGTGTAATAGCCAGCGCCACAGATCTTGCCGATAGCTGGCAAAAGGATCTTACAGTCACTCCACAAACAGATCGCAGCGCCCAGTACAAGGGTTGGCAGGCAGCACTCAAAGGTGCCTTTGCCCATGCCCAGGCGCTGCATCAAGATGAGCCAGCTCAAGCAAAAGACGAGCCCAGCAAAGTAAAGGTCAAGCAATAG
- a CDS encoding GrpB family protein, with amino-acid sequence MIIIEKYNPLWADQYEAERGRIKQALGPLLADIDHIGSTSVPGLAAKPIIDIMPAIHQSVELDLTVAAMMRAGYAYIYQYEDTLPQRRLFKRHQDSQDDSDTVVLPAVNIHLVKINTPFFHRHLKFRDILRQDQSIRDAYQKLKLELAPQYTVVNDYAQAKDEFIDSVLLAYGIVRE; translated from the coding sequence ATGATAATCATCGAAAAATACAATCCATTATGGGCAGACCAGTACGAGGCCGAGCGTGGGCGCATCAAGCAGGCTCTTGGACCACTACTGGCTGACATAGATCATATCGGCAGCACCTCTGTGCCAGGTCTTGCTGCCAAGCCCATTATCGACATTATGCCGGCTATACATCAGTCGGTGGAGCTGGATCTTACTGTGGCTGCGATGATGCGCGCTGGTTACGCGTACATATATCAGTACGAAGATACTTTGCCGCAGCGCAGATTGTTTAAGCGACATCAGGACTCTCAGGATGATAGCGACACAGTGGTACTACCGGCGGTTAATATCCACCTGGTTAAAATCAATACACCCTTTTTTCACCGGCATCTCAAATTCAGGGACATATTGCGGCAAGATCAATCTATCCGTGACGCCTATCAAAAGCTCAAGCTAGAGCTAGCACCGCAGTACACAGTAGTCAACGATTACGCCCAGGCTAAGGACGAATTTATCGATAGTGTGCTGCTTGCTTACGGGATTGTGAGGGAGTAG